The following are encoded in a window of Citrobacter freundii genomic DNA:
- a CDS encoding sensor histidine kinase encodes MRTYTLSQRLTLVFALLFITSCALLGWLQVRTSTEYSKAVIQQLSADLAGHINQSYPLLERDGLNKESMRNLFDHLMAVNPSVEVYLLDKEGNIIGDAAPEGHIKRQRVDLQPIHSALNNPHYPIYGDDPRSLDAKKVFSVSPMRQDGQIKGYLYVILLGENYNALNSNAQFDALLKIVLLSISLVALLGLVVGALALRWITRPLRELSAQVHALETGGIEEMQAMAAQPRQINTSNDEISQLRQGVISMAQRIAEQWHRLAQQEQLRREFIANISHDLRTPLTSLHGYLESLSVMSASLSEAEKQRYLNIALAQSQKVGALSQSLFELARLEYGVVKPQKEKFSISELLQDVFQKFELSAQTKQLALLADIQPGLPLIDADLGMIERVLTNLLDNAIRHTPDNGTVAVRLWREVDKVMVQISDSGPGIPQELMEGLFIRPSIANPSGVRVGGLGLMIVRQMLQLHGSEIALVDTPKSGACFRFGLTTGPHI; translated from the coding sequence ATGCGAACTTATACACTTTCACAGCGTTTAACGCTGGTTTTTGCTCTCCTGTTTATTACGTCGTGTGCCCTGTTGGGCTGGCTGCAGGTGCGAACCAGTACTGAATACAGTAAGGCCGTTATTCAGCAGCTTTCTGCGGACCTTGCCGGGCATATCAACCAAAGTTACCCTCTGCTTGAACGCGATGGCCTTAATAAAGAGTCGATGCGTAATTTATTTGATCATCTGATGGCGGTGAATCCCAGTGTAGAAGTTTATTTACTGGACAAAGAGGGCAATATTATTGGTGATGCGGCGCCGGAAGGGCACATCAAACGTCAGCGGGTTGATTTACAGCCAATACACTCGGCATTAAATAATCCTCATTACCCCATTTACGGCGACGATCCGCGTAGCCTTGATGCGAAGAAAGTGTTTAGCGTGTCGCCAATGCGTCAGGATGGGCAGATAAAAGGCTACTTGTATGTGATTTTGCTCGGGGAAAATTACAACGCCTTAAACAGCAATGCGCAATTTGATGCCTTATTGAAGATAGTCTTACTGTCCATCAGCCTTGTTGCATTGTTGGGGCTGGTGGTGGGGGCACTCGCTTTGCGCTGGATTACTCGTCCCTTGCGCGAATTGTCTGCTCAGGTCCATGCCCTGGAAACCGGTGGGATAGAAGAAATGCAGGCAATGGCGGCGCAGCCCCGGCAAATCAATACCAGTAACGATGAAATTAGCCAACTGCGACAAGGGGTTATCTCGATGGCCCAGCGCATTGCAGAACAGTGGCATCGTCTTGCACAACAAGAGCAGTTACGACGTGAGTTTATCGCCAACATTTCCCATGATTTGCGCACGCCATTGACCTCATTGCACGGTTACCTTGAAAGTCTGTCCGTAATGTCAGCCAGCCTGAGCGAAGCAGAGAAACAGCGCTACCTTAATATTGCTCTCGCACAGAGCCAAAAGGTGGGTGCGCTCTCCCAGTCGCTGTTTGAGCTGGCTCGTCTGGAATATGGCGTGGTCAAACCGCAGAAAGAGAAATTCTCGATAAGTGAATTGCTGCAGGATGTTTTCCAGAAATTTGAACTTTCTGCCCAAACCAAACAGCTAGCGTTGCTGGCAGATATTCAGCCTGGCCTGCCGCTTATTGATGCAGACCTCGGGATGATCGAACGGGTGCTGACCAACCTGCTGGATAATGCGATTCGCCATACTCCCGACAACGGCACTGTTGCTGTGCGTTTGTGGCGAGAAGTGGATAAAGTGATGGTGCAAATTAGCGACAGCGGTCCTGGGATCCCGCAAGAATTGATGGAGGGATTATTCATCCGTCCTTCGATTGCGAATCCGTCAGGTGTTCGAGTAGGGGGACTGGGGTTGATGATCGTCCGCCAGATGCTACAGCTACATGGTAGCGAAATTGCGCTGGTGGATACGCCGAAAAGCGGGGCTTGTTTTCGCTTTGGCTTAACGACGGGCCCACATATTTGA
- a CDS encoding LysR family transcriptional regulator gives MGKFEDMTLLVEVVEAGGLAAAGRRMNLSPATMTARLKALEERYQTRLFNRSTRAIALTRAGEEFYHAALRVQEEMTQAESKLMQKDGLLSGSLRISAPSDFGRQYLSPALLDFSRLHPEVRSSVYLSESVVDLIVNRLDMSVRFGNLPDSNLVTKFIRPNYRVLVASKSYLEAHGTPQYPDELHGHRCLVMEQRGTLMNEWRFEEQNETAVVQVTPAMVCDDGALLRQWVLAGAGIASKSWWDVKQDVEQGRLSVLFAETFIGFSRHDKKHVGLQFVYPQRRFQPLQVTAFSEFFISWLDNE, from the coding sequence ATGGGTAAATTCGAAGATATGACGTTACTGGTGGAAGTGGTTGAAGCTGGTGGTCTGGCCGCTGCAGGGCGTCGGATGAACCTTTCCCCCGCCACCATGACTGCTCGATTAAAGGCGCTGGAAGAACGTTATCAAACCCGGCTGTTTAATCGTTCAACCCGGGCTATCGCATTGACACGAGCCGGGGAGGAGTTTTACCACGCCGCACTTCGTGTGCAGGAGGAGATGACACAGGCAGAATCAAAACTGATGCAGAAGGACGGACTGCTCAGCGGCAGCCTGCGTATTTCAGCCCCCTCGGACTTTGGCCGACAGTATCTTTCCCCTGCGCTTCTCGATTTCTCCCGTTTGCATCCTGAAGTCAGAAGCTCCGTTTATCTCAGTGAGAGCGTGGTGGATTTGATTGTCAACCGTCTGGATATGAGCGTGCGTTTCGGGAACTTGCCGGACAGTAATCTGGTCACAAAATTCATCCGTCCTAATTATCGGGTGCTGGTTGCGTCAAAAAGCTACCTTGAAGCACACGGAACGCCTCAGTATCCGGATGAATTACACGGGCACCGCTGCCTGGTGATGGAGCAGCGCGGCACGCTGATGAACGAGTGGCGTTTTGAAGAGCAAAATGAAACCGCGGTGGTGCAGGTCACGCCGGCAATGGTATGTGATGACGGCGCCTTGCTTCGTCAGTGGGTACTGGCCGGAGCGGGTATTGCCAGCAAATCCTGGTGGGATGTGAAGCAAGATGTGGAACAAGGGCGACTGAGCGTTTTATTTGCTGAGACTTTTATCGGCTTTAGCCGCCATGACAAGAAACACGTTGGTCTGCAGTTTGTCTACCCTCAACGGCGTTTTCAGCCGTTGCAGGTGACGGCTTTCAGTGAGTTTTTCATTAGCTGGCTGGATAATGAATAA
- a CDS encoding Csu type fimbrial protein — translation MAPVIVTRLILCCSAFSIISAADAVTANGTFQVLMTIQKACTVTAGSGSNIALGSVNATATNTSASNTISINCSKTTPYFIGLAPSVANGGNTTGRGAMSSVANAATNTDKVPYQLNQTSATGPVWGNTATAESVGNGVASTGTGLGQSFTVYATAPSANFTPDDYADLVTVNVNY, via the coding sequence ATGGCTCCAGTTATTGTCACTCGCTTAATTCTTTGTTGCAGCGCCTTTTCCATCATTTCAGCGGCTGATGCTGTCACCGCAAACGGCACGTTTCAGGTGCTGATGACGATTCAAAAAGCCTGTACCGTTACCGCAGGTTCAGGGTCAAATATTGCCCTGGGATCGGTCAATGCCACTGCGACAAATACATCGGCCAGTAATACCATTTCCATTAATTGCTCCAAGACGACACCTTATTTTATAGGTCTGGCACCTTCGGTCGCTAACGGCGGGAATACCACGGGCAGAGGGGCAATGTCCTCGGTGGCCAACGCAGCAACCAACACGGATAAAGTGCCGTACCAGTTGAACCAAACGTCTGCAACGGGTCCGGTTTGGGGTAATACAGCCACTGCGGAAAGCGTGGGAAATGGGGTGGCCTCGACCGGAACCGGGCTGGGACAAAGCTTCACTGTGTATGCCACCGCTCCGAGCGCCAACTTCACGCCTGATGACTATGCCGATCTCG
- a CDS encoding response regulator transcription factor, with amino-acid sequence MNQDKKLLIVEDDENIAELLQLHLREEGFTVTHAVNGNIGMALLNQGGWDALILDLMLPGVDGLEICRHARTMTRYTPIIIISARSGETHRILGLELGADDYLAKPFSMLELVARVKALFRRQEAMSKNLRLDAGVLIFDNLSIDPLARDVQLNQQSVELTPREFDLLYFFARHPDKVFSRLSLLNQVWGYEHEGYEHTVNTHINRLRIKIEDNPAEPNFIRTVWGKGYKFTAQPRE; translated from the coding sequence GTGAATCAGGATAAGAAATTACTTATCGTAGAAGACGATGAAAACATCGCTGAGCTGTTACAGCTTCATCTGCGTGAGGAGGGGTTTACGGTGACGCATGCGGTAAATGGCAATATTGGTATGGCGTTACTTAACCAGGGTGGGTGGGATGCGCTAATCCTGGATCTAATGCTGCCTGGCGTTGACGGGCTTGAAATCTGTCGCCATGCCAGAACGATGACGCGTTATACGCCCATCATTATTATCAGCGCTCGTTCAGGTGAAACCCATCGTATTCTCGGTCTTGAACTGGGGGCTGATGATTACCTTGCGAAACCGTTTTCAATGCTTGAACTGGTCGCCCGTGTAAAGGCGCTCTTTCGCCGTCAGGAAGCAATGAGTAAGAATTTACGGCTGGATGCTGGTGTACTGATTTTTGATAACCTCTCCATTGATCCGCTGGCTCGGGATGTTCAACTTAATCAACAGTCAGTGGAGTTGACGCCCAGAGAGTTTGATTTGCTTTACTTTTTTGCCAGACATCCGGATAAAGTCTTTTCCCGTTTGAGTCTGCTAAATCAGGTCTGGGGGTACGAACATGAAGGCTATGAGCATACGGTGAATACACATATCAATCGTTTAAGGATCAAAATTGAGGATAACCCGGCGGAACCTAACTTTATCCGTACCGTCTGGGGAAAGGGCTATAAATTCACCGCACAGCCACGCGAGTAA